The Chloroflexota bacterium nucleotide sequence CTTCATGTACATGCACTCTCTGGCGATGTGGTCAGGGCTGGGGTCCGGCTGCATCCCCAGCCATTCACACTCATGAATGTCCGGATTGAAGGCCTCCGCCTTGTACTTCGGAGCCTGGTGAACAGCAAAAATATACCACATCAGACACCCAAATGACTTCTCAATGAGCTCCACCCGCTTGGCCAGCATCGGGTCAATGTACTCCCTGCCAATCAGGTCAAAACAGAGTTGATGTGGCGTCATGCCAGCACTGACAACGATCTTGTTTGCCTTGACCTGGCTGCCGTCCATCAGTTTAATGCCTTTGGCAGCGCCATTCTCAATGACAACCTTGTCTACCTCAGCATGGGTAAAAAACTTGCAGCCCATCTGCACCAGTATCTGGTGCGCCGCATGGGCTATCTGGTGCGTCCCGCCCGGGGTAAATCCTACCAGTGGAAGATAAGAGGCAAATCCCATGGCATAGGCCCCAAATCCAGGTTCATTGATATCGTTTACTGAGGAAACGGCAAACCTTAGAATACAGGACTGCATCTCAGGGCTTTCAAACCATTCCTCTACCATACGCTTGCTGCTGGCAGTAAGCACCAGCGAATCAGGGGTGAATCCGGCCTCCACCATCTTCGGGAAAAACTCTATCTGCCTGTTAAGAACCTCAGGAGCCGTCTTGAATTCCGCCGGATTGTAGAGCATGTCCGCCTGGACTCTCCAGTATTCCTTGCTCCGTTCCATTGCCGACAGCTTCAGCCACCTCTCAGCATCCTTCTTGGAGAAGCGGGCAATCTGCTGGGCACTCCGTTCCTGCGTCGGGTCGTACTTCGTGCTGTAGATGCCGAGAGCGGTCTCGTTGTTTCGGAAGACGAACCCATCACTGCAGAGATGCTGGTCCCACCGGCCCCCGTACTCCCAGAAATCAGGAAAATCACGCCACACGGGCAGATAATACATCGGCAGAATTATATTGGCATGCGTGTTGCCACGAAAGCCCGGAGCCGAGGTCTCCTCGGTGGCCAGGCACCCGCCAATTTCATGCCTTCTCTCAAAAATACCAACGCTCATGCCACCATATTTCATGAGGTACATCGCCAGCAGCAGCCCTTTGTTACCCCCACCGATTATCACCGCATCATAACTAGCATCAGCCATTCTACCTCCTTCGCTTAGGTACTTGACTCACGTTAGAAGACCGTTGGATAGCAAGAGAAAATTATAACTCTGATGAACCCTCCTTCATCTAGTGTCCAAGACACTTCGCCATGCGAACACTCAAGGCGCATAATTTGCGCTAAGACACGTTGGGGGGTGAACTTAGCCACAACCAGCGTACTGGGTTGTGGCAAGAAAACAATAAGAAAGATACAAGAAAGATGTAAGAAAACGCCCGAGGCTCTTGCTGCCTTACAGTGGGTTGATCAGCGAATACCCCACACCGGCCTTGGTGCGGATAACTTTTGGCTTCTTAGGGTCAATCTCAAGCTTTGCCCGGAGGTAGCCGATGTAAACCCTTAGACTCTCAATAGCACCAGGACAGTCCTCACCCCAGACTGCCTCTGTAAGCCGAGAGTAAGTCGTCACATGACCCGCATTCCTCATCAGATTTTCCAGGATGCGCCCTTCAACAGCAGTCAGACTTATTTCTTTTGATCCATAGGTAAGCTGGTAGGTTGAGGGGTCAAGGCACAGCGACCCACAGACAATTGGCGCCTCTTCATCAGGATGCACCTGTTTGCGCAGCTGAGCCTTCAGTCGTGACAGTAGTTCCAGCTTGCGGAATGGTTTGGTAATGTAATCGTTCGCGCCACGATCAAGCCCCCTGGACACATCCCTTTCCTCACCCCTTACGGTGAGGACAACGACAGGCACAGAGGAGAAAAGGCGAATCGATTTCAAGACCTCCAGACCATCTATGTCAGGGAGACCCAAATCGAGGATGACGATATCTGGCTCCTCCGTCTCCACAAGCTCTATGCCTTCCTCCCCCATTCTCGTTGAAATCAACTTGGCCTCCGGCCAGTCCTTCTGAAAGGCCAGCGAGACCGAATCCACGATTTCCTGTTCATCTTCTATGATCAATACCTTCCACAGTTTTGTTGCCATATTAGAGTCTCTTGTCTCCCGCCCACCACTGTCCAGGGACAGAGAAAAGGCAAAGGTTGAACCCTTGCCCACCTGGCTTCTCACCCATATCTGCCCCCCATGCAGTTCCACCAGTGTCTTGCACAAAGCAAGCCCAAGCCCCAATCCACTGAAGCGCCTGCTGTCGCTGACCCGCCGATGATAGGGCTCAAACAGCTCTTTCTGTTCCTCTCCGGACATGCCACGACCCGTGTCCTGGACCTCAATAATCAGAAGGCTCTCTCTTTCCCTGGCCCTGAGGGTGATCTTTCCGCCCCTGGGAGTGAATTTGACTGCATTCTCAAGGAGATTAAGAAGTATCTGCTGTACCCGTGACACGTCAGCACTAACCATGCAGACGGAAGAGGGCAGGTCCAGAATTAGAGACTGGCCATGGCTCGCAGCCACTGGGGCGAAACCCTCACCTACCTCTCGAAGGAGTGGCAGAGGATCGACGAGTTCCGGATTCAGTTGTAGCATTCCCACCTCACCCCTTGCCAAGTCAAGAAGCTCGTCTATCCTGCTATTCAGGCTATTGGCGCCTCGACTTATATTCCTCGCCAAGCTTAACAGGCGCTCATCCCGGATTTCAGCGAGGAGGGAATCTACAGAGGCAAGCACTGGCGTGAGTGGCGTCTTCAGTTCGTGTGCCAACGCTCTGGTGAACTCCACTCTCCTATTCATCTCGGTCTCAATCTGCTGACGCAACTCCTTCTCCTGCTTGTAAAGCTCCTGCAGTTTCTCTTCGGATTTCTTGCGCTCGCTGATATCGCGGGTGACCCCCAGCAGGCCAGCCGTTTTGCCTCCTGCATCCAGCAGCAGAGTCACCGCTGTCTCGGCCCAGGTTGTTGAGCCATCTTTACGGTACACCTCCGCCTCAATCGTGATCGGAGCAGCACCGGTCTTATCCCCTATACTCTCTTTGGCCCGTCTTTCTGCGTCAATCTTCCTGGCAAGCTCCCAGGAGGCTCGCGTAATACCCCTCGCCGGGTCTATTGCTACAGCCTCCTCCAAGGTGAAGCCAAGCACACGCTTGACTGAGGGACTGAGGTAAGTGAAGCCCCATTTACCATCCCTATTCTCCATAGTCCAGATGATGTCTGTCACGTTGTCAGCCAGGAGGCGGTAGTGCGCTTCTCTGGCTCGCAGTTCCTTCTCCACACGCTCTCGCTCGGCGACAGCTCTCAAAACGTACAAGATACCTTCCAGCCTGTGAAGGCTCCTGTTAGGCCTGACTGTCAACATGGCCGCAAGTGTGGTGCGATTCTTGCGAACAGCTTCCACTTCTGCCCACAGCCCACTCTCTTGTTGCGGTGTCGTGGCGAACATCCGACGTATCTCCTGTAGGCCATCAGGTTTTACAAGGGCGAGCTCGGTAATACTCTGTCCAACCAACTCGTGTGCTTCATAGCCCAAAATGTCCTTCACGTTCTTGCTCACCTGGGTGACTGCGCCACGCCTGTCGGTGCGAAGAACCTCCTCGCTTGCTCCTTCCATCATGGATGCGAGTTTCTCTGCTGATCGCCGAAGTGCTTCCTCTGCTCTCGTCCTTCGATCGGTTTGGCGTCTCTTCAGCCGATCTGCCATGGTAATCCTCCTATAGCCTACCAGCATTGCGATTTGAAAATGGAGTGTCTCTTGTCCCGCCTGGAATCCAGCCCCAGCCCGATTATAGCATGCTGCCTGGCACGAGGGCAGCGATGTCAGCTGGCTGGGTAACTGACAAGGAGTCTCGATCAGGGACAGAGTGGCCGCAGGAAATGCGAGTATCAGATCAGCCTATGGCCCCTCAGGAATCAGCTGAGCGAAGAAATCTCGCAGTTGTTTCTGAAGTACAGTACAATTATGTAATCGCGTTGGGACGGAGTATGTGGCCAGAGCCTCAGACCGACCTTGGTGATCATTGACGTTGTGGTAACATTGCGGTAAATTATTGATCAAGTAATGACTGTCACGCCTGAAACAGTAGTCGAAATCAGCAATCTCGTTAAGGCCTATGGAGACGTCAAGGCTGTGAACGCAATCAGCCTCAGCGTAACCAAGGGAGAGGTCTTCGGCATGCTCGGCCCGAATGGTGCCGGGAAGACCACGACGGTAGAGATAATCGAAGGGCTGCGCACTGCTGACAGTGGCATGGTAAAACTGCTTGGCATGGATGTTTCCAGAGACGTCCGTGCCATAAAAGAACGCATAGGGGTACAATCACAACAGCCTGCGCTCTTCCCGAAGTTGACGGTCCAGGAAACCATCAACTTTTTCCGCAGCCTGTATAAGAAATCCATTCCTGCGTCAGACATCATCAAACTAGCTGCTCTCGAAGAAAGCCGGGGGGTTCTCTACCAGAACCTTTCAGGTGGTCAGCAGCAGCGGCTGTCGGTAGCTTTGGCCTTTGTCAATGATCCGGATGTTATCTTCCTGGATGAGCCGACCACGGGATTGGATCCTCAGGCACGCCGCGCTATGTGGGAAGTTGTCGAGAATTTCCACAGGACAGGGAAAACAGTTTTTCTGACCACACACTATATGGAGGAAGCAGAGCGACTCTGTGACAGGGTTGCCATCATGGATCACGGACATATAATCGCCCTGGATAGTCCTCAACGCATGATTGCACAGTACATTAAGGAGAGCGCCATTCAGTTCAAGATGACGAACTATCCTGGCGAGGAAGCCCTGACCAACCTTACGGGTGTAACCAAAGCAGTCAAGGAGGGGGACGAGATCATCCTTTACACAAGCAACATTCCCTCCGCTATATCTGCACTGCTTGACCTGGCTTCAGCGAAGTCATCGGAGCTGTCCGAGCTTTTCGTCCGGCAAGCTACGCTTGAGGACGTCTTTCTCAAATTGACCGGGAAGAGGATAAGGGATTGAGAGCTTTCGCAAGCGTATTCGTAGCGCACCTCAGGCAGTTCATCAGGGACAGGGGTGCCCTGTTTTTCACCTTCATCTTCCCGATCATATTCATCTTGCTTTTCGGTTGGGCCTTCAGCAATGCAGGCACACAAACCTTCAAAGTGGGGCTGGTTGATCAGGGTTCCCCCCAAATCACCGCTATCCTGACACTAAGCCTGGACAATGTAACTATAGATAAGAACCAGAAGGTATTTGAGATCCAGGAAGGGGTGCTGGACGAGCTGATGCAGTCACTCAAAAAGGGTGACCTCGATGCAGTGATAGTCATCCCGGAGAACATGGACATCTCCTTATTAAGTCAGGGGCAACCTGCAAATATTCAGGTTTACTACGACCCCAGCCTAGCCGCCAATCAGCAGACCCTGATTCCCATCCTGAGTCAGGTAATCGACGGGATGGACCAGCAACTGCACAAAAGCTCCCCACTTCTCGGTATGGATCCGAACAGCACTCAAACGCATCAGTTGAGGTACATCGACTACCTGGTACCGGGCATATTGGGCATGTCCCTGATGTTCACCGGTGTCTATGGCGCCATGCCGATCATCCAGCAAAGGCAGGCGCATATCATCAAGCGTCTGGGATCCACTCCCTTGCGGCGCTCAACACTGGTTCTTGGTGATCTGACCTTCCGCATGATACTGGTTCTTCTTACAGCGGCACTGATCGTTCTGGTGGGCCAACTTGCCTTTAATGTACAGATGGTCGGCAACTGGTTCAGTTTTTGCGGAATCGTGATTCTTGGAGCCCTCGTCTTTACCAGCCTGGGTTACCTGATGGCGGCGCTTGTGAAGACGGAGGAAGCCGCAATACCCATCATCAATGTCATCACGATGCCAATGATGTTCCTCTCCGGCACTTTCTTTGCAGTGACCAGTATGCCCTCCTTCATCCAACCTGTGGTAAAGATTCTACCATTGACCTATCTCTCTGATGCCCTGAGGCAAATCATGATATCAGGCACTCCATTACACTCGATGACGACGGATATCGCCATAATGGCGGGGTGGGTAGTTGTTTGCCTCGGCGTGACGATACGGTTCTTTCGATGGGATTGACCATAGAGGGGGTGGCTCATGCTAAAGCTGACTCGAGTGGCTCCACACGAGTGGGAGTTCGTCTATCCAGATATATATGACAATCTAATGGACGAATTCAACGCCGGGTGCGAGATTTATGAGCAAGGCGATCTCGCCGCAGCCGAGAGAGCCTTCAGACAGGTACTTGCCCGGATGCCTGACCATCTGGATGCAATCCATCATCTGGCAATGGTGCTATCAGAGGGGAATCACCCCGACCAGGCTCATGACCTCTGGGATCAGGCTGTCCGCATCGGGCGAAAGGCATTCCCTCAGGATTTCAAGCCAGGAAGAGACCGGCTTGAATGGGGCTGGCTGGAGAACAGGCCATTTCTCCGATGCCTTCATGGATTGGCCCTGGCCAGATATGAGGAGGAAGAGGTAGAAGAGGCCCTGAGGCTGTTCCAGGAGCTACTCTCCTTGAACCCAGATGATAATCAGGGGGTTCGAGCGATGGCCGAAGAGGCATTGTTCAAGCTGGGCAGACTGGAGGACGCTCTCAAGATCACTGAGCAGTACCCTGATGATGTGATGTCTGAGACTCTCTATGGGCGAGCCCTGGCTCTTTTCAAGCTGGGACGACGACGAGAAGCAACCATAGCGCTCAAGGAAGCTGTGGAATACCTGCCCCTGGTGAGGAGGGAGCTCTTGAAGACAAGACACCACCTGCCCAGGACAGCGCGGCCAGGTTTTGTTACCCTAGGCGGTGCTGATGAGGCTTACTACCACTGGAAACACTGGGGGCAATTCTGGGAAGAAGCCCCTGAAGCCCTTGAATGGCTAAGGATAACAGGACAGCCCCCCAGGGCCCGCCGAGGTAAGGGTCAGTAGTGGTATCTCAGTTAGGCAAACTATGGGTTGGTGGAGACCCTATAGCAAGAAGCAGGTTTATTCAAAACCAACCAAGATTTAACTTAACCCATGGTCCCCAATCCGTGGATTCTCAACGTGGGCAGGATTCCAGAGAAGTAGTACCATACCCCTTGGCCTCCACCTGGATTCCCACGTTCGTGGGAATGACATTAACGCGAAGTAATCCACGGATTAGGGATGGTGTTGTGGGCTTGACAATGCTAATAAATCAGCATATTCTGATTAATCAGCAGCTTTGAATGCATTGGGCACTAGCTGAACTGTAGAAAAGAGGTGTGAATATGGCAAAGGATACAAAGGGGACTTGTTGCGAAACTCCGACAGGCGAGGGGTCTAGCTGCTGCAATGTCGAGGCGGTGGTAAGCGTGGATGAGCGGGGTCAGATGGTGCTGCCCAAGGATATCAGGGAGAAAGCTGGCATTAAGGCGGGCGATAAGCTGGCCATAATAGCCATGCGGCAGGAGGGCAAAATATGTTGCCTTGCCATGATCAAGGTAGAGGCTCTGGCCGACATGGTGAAAGGCATGCTGGGGCCGGTAATGAAGGAGATCTTCTAAAATGGAGCGAGGTGTTGAGATGAAAGAGCAAGAGATCAAGAAGGCGGTCAGGCAACGTTATGCCAGAGCTGCCAAGCAGGGTGGTGGTTGTGGCTGCGTCGCCGCGAGTCCGTGCTGTGGGGGCACCAATTTGGCCCAGAACATCAGCAAAGCCATCGGATACAGCGATCAAGAAATATGCGCAGTTCCCGAAGGCGCCAACCTAGGTCTCGGCTGCGGGAATCCGGTGGCGCTAGCTTCCCTGAAAGAGGGCGAGGTGGTACTGGACCTCGGGGCAGGTGCCGGGTTTGACTGTTTTCTGGCGGCCAAGAAAGTGGGCAATAAGGGGAAGGTCATCGGGGTGGACATGACCCCCGAAATGATCGACAAGGCCAGAGAGAATGCCAGGCAGGGTGGCTATGCCAACGTCGAATTCCGCCTCGGAGAGATCGAGAACCTGCCCGCCGCCGACAACTCGGTGGACGCGGTCATATCCAACT carries:
- a CDS encoding NAD(P)/FAD-dependent oxidoreductase, whose protein sequence is MADASYDAVIIGGGNKGLLLAMYLMKYGGMSVGIFERRHEIGGCLATEETSAPGFRGNTHANIILPMYYLPVWRDFPDFWEYGGRWDQHLCSDGFVFRNNETALGIYSTKYDPTQERSAQQIARFSKKDAERWLKLSAMERSKEYWRVQADMLYNPAEFKTAPEVLNRQIEFFPKMVEAGFTPDSLVLTASSKRMVEEWFESPEMQSCILRFAVSSVNDINEPGFGAYAMGFASYLPLVGFTPGGTHQIAHAAHQILVQMGCKFFTHAEVDKVVIENGAAKGIKLMDGSQVKANKIVVSAGMTPHQLCFDLIGREYIDPMLAKRVELIEKSFGCLMWYIFAVHQAPKYKAEAFNPDIHECEWLGMQPDPSPDHIARECMYMKLGKWPPLEDYAPTVGCHSLADPAYAPPGKHVVQNEQLGPPATRHTEKEWLEIKERYADELIQIWQQYAPNMTWDNVIGVDTNSPYDHLRMKNLAPTGNIAGIDRNYYQLEGNRPTPELANHRTPIKNLYATGGCWHLGSNAGASESYNCYKIIAKDLNLAKPWEESDKKEPDSLVEEVYKVKKRVQDSAKPKKYG
- a CDS encoding PAS domain S-box protein, with the translated sequence MADRLKRRQTDRRTRAEEALRRSAEKLASMMEGASEEVLRTDRRGAVTQVSKNVKDILGYEAHELVGQSITELALVKPDGLQEIRRMFATTPQQESGLWAEVEAVRKNRTTLAAMLTVRPNRSLHRLEGILYVLRAVAERERVEKELRAREAHYRLLADNVTDIIWTMENRDGKWGFTYLSPSVKRVLGFTLEEAVAIDPARGITRASWELARKIDAERRAKESIGDKTGAAPITIEAEVYRKDGSTTWAETAVTLLLDAGGKTAGLLGVTRDISERKKSEEKLQELYKQEKELRQQIETEMNRRVEFTRALAHELKTPLTPVLASVDSLLAEIRDERLLSLARNISRGANSLNSRIDELLDLARGEVGMLQLNPELVDPLPLLREVGEGFAPVAASHGQSLILDLPSSVCMVSADVSRVQQILLNLLENAVKFTPRGGKITLRARERESLLIIEVQDTGRGMSGEEQKELFEPYHRRVSDSRRFSGLGLGLALCKTLVELHGGQIWVRSQVGKGSTFAFSLSLDSGGRETRDSNMATKLWKVLIIEDEQEIVDSVSLAFQKDWPEAKLISTRMGEEGIELVETEEPDIVILDLGLPDIDGLEVLKSIRLFSSVPVVVLTVRGEERDVSRGLDRGANDYITKPFRKLELLSRLKAQLRKQVHPDEEAPIVCGSLCLDPSTYQLTYGSKEISLTAVEGRILENLMRNAGHVTTYSRLTEAVWGEDCPGAIESLRVYIGYLRAKLEIDPKKPKVIRTKAGVGYSLINPL
- a CDS encoding ABC transporter ATP-binding protein; translation: MTVTPETVVEISNLVKAYGDVKAVNAISLSVTKGEVFGMLGPNGAGKTTTVEIIEGLRTADSGMVKLLGMDVSRDVRAIKERIGVQSQQPALFPKLTVQETINFFRSLYKKSIPASDIIKLAALEESRGVLYQNLSGGQQQRLSVALAFVNDPDVIFLDEPTTGLDPQARRAMWEVVENFHRTGKTVFLTTHYMEEAERLCDRVAIMDHGHIIALDSPQRMIAQYIKESAIQFKMTNYPGEEALTNLTGVTKAVKEGDEIILYTSNIPSAISALLDLASAKSSELSELFVRQATLEDVFLKLTGKRIRD
- a CDS encoding ABC transporter permease encodes the protein MRAFASVFVAHLRQFIRDRGALFFTFIFPIIFILLFGWAFSNAGTQTFKVGLVDQGSPQITAILTLSLDNVTIDKNQKVFEIQEGVLDELMQSLKKGDLDAVIVIPENMDISLLSQGQPANIQVYYDPSLAANQQTLIPILSQVIDGMDQQLHKSSPLLGMDPNSTQTHQLRYIDYLVPGILGMSLMFTGVYGAMPIIQQRQAHIIKRLGSTPLRRSTLVLGDLTFRMILVLLTAALIVLVGQLAFNVQMVGNWFSFCGIVILGALVFTSLGYLMAALVKTEEAAIPIINVITMPMMFLSGTFFAVTSMPSFIQPVVKILPLTYLSDALRQIMISGTPLHSMTTDIAIMAGWVVVCLGVTIRFFRWD
- a CDS encoding tetratricopeptide repeat protein, giving the protein MLKLTRVAPHEWEFVYPDIYDNLMDEFNAGCEIYEQGDLAAAERAFRQVLARMPDHLDAIHHLAMVLSEGNHPDQAHDLWDQAVRIGRKAFPQDFKPGRDRLEWGWLENRPFLRCLHGLALARYEEEEVEEALRLFQELLSLNPDDNQGVRAMAEEALFKLGRLEDALKITEQYPDDVMSETLYGRALALFKLGRRREATIALKEAVEYLPLVRRELLKTRHHLPRTARPGFVTLGGADEAYYHWKHWGQFWEEAPEALEWLRITGQPPRARRGKGQ
- a CDS encoding HgcAB-associated protein produces the protein MAKDTKGTCCETPTGEGSSCCNVEAVVSVDERGQMVLPKDIREKAGIKAGDKLAIIAMRQEGKICCLAMIKVEALADMVKGMLGPVMKEIF
- a CDS encoding arsenite methyltransferase is translated as MERGVEMKEQEIKKAVRQRYARAAKQGGGCGCVAASPCCGGTNLAQNISKAIGYSDQEICAVPEGANLGLGCGNPVALASLKEGEVVLDLGAGAGFDCFLAAKKVGNKGKVIGVDMTPEMIDKARENARQGGYANVEFRLGEIENLPAADNSVDAVISNCVINLSQDKKRVFSEAYRVLKPGGRLMISDLVLLKELPKAIKGSIEAYVGCISGAMLRDGYLEAMRKAGLKGVRVVEQTSFPVELMANDETAKALMNDLQLTTETLQDLASSVVSVKVEAIKPKRQAKRAGKDKR